A part of bacterium genomic DNA contains:
- a CDS encoding pyridoxal-phosphate dependent enzyme has protein sequence MIDLQIHEPTLQQAVRRARERHLIIPTFDQLMHPEKIPAAISSQLRRVGLWEVNPLNLFRITWKNEPRDSGGLFGGVNFLEIPARLSGVPARILALVGKWFPTGAHKVGATFGCLVPRLVTGQFDPTSHKAVWPSTGNFCRGGAYNSALLDCESIAILPEGMSRERFDWLKAIAGEVIATPGSESNVKEIYDKCWELRRTRNDIMIFNQFEEFGNYLWHFHVTGRAVEEVFAAVHQPNQRLAGFVSSTGSAGTLACGDYVKQKFPHAKIVAAEALQCPTLLANGYGSHRIEGIGDKHVPWIHNVRNTDVVAAVDDEACMSLIRLFNEPAGQDYLAASGVPAACIQQLPLLGISGIANLIAAIKFSRYFELTERDVIFTVFTDSMDLYTSRLEELRAAEGPYTREHAIADYHRHLRGVSTDFLLELTQLERKRIHHLKYYTWIEQQGRRLEELQAQWYDYPDYWLAIQNQIDEIDRHIEAFNARVAGPQA, from the coding sequence ATGATCGACCTGCAAATCCATGAGCCAACCTTGCAGCAGGCCGTGCGACGCGCGCGTGAGCGCCATCTCATCATTCCGACGTTTGATCAACTCATGCACCCGGAGAAAATTCCTGCAGCCATCTCCAGCCAACTGCGCCGGGTGGGCTTGTGGGAGGTGAATCCGCTCAACCTGTTTCGCATTACCTGGAAGAATGAACCCCGAGATAGCGGTGGCTTGTTTGGCGGTGTGAATTTTCTCGAAATTCCCGCGCGCCTGAGCGGCGTGCCGGCGCGCATTCTTGCCCTGGTGGGCAAATGGTTTCCCACCGGCGCGCACAAAGTGGGCGCCACCTTTGGCTGCCTGGTGCCGCGTCTGGTGACCGGCCAGTTCGATCCCACCAGCCACAAAGCCGTGTGGCCCTCCACCGGCAATTTCTGCCGCGGCGGCGCTTACAATTCCGCGCTATTGGATTGTGAGTCGATTGCCATTTTGCCGGAAGGCATGAGTCGCGAGCGCTTTGACTGGCTCAAGGCCATTGCCGGCGAAGTCATCGCCACGCCTGGTTCCGAATCCAACGTCAAAGAGATCTATGACAAGTGCTGGGAATTGCGGCGCACGCGCAACGACATCATGATCTTCAACCAGTTCGAAGAGTTCGGCAACTACCTCTGGCACTTTCATGTCACCGGCCGGGCGGTGGAGGAAGTCTTCGCGGCCGTGCACCAGCCCAACCAGCGGCTGGCGGGCTTCGTTTCGTCGACCGGTTCCGCCGGCACGCTGGCCTGCGGCGATTATGTGAAGCAAAAATTTCCCCATGCCAAAATCGTCGCCGCCGAAGCGCTGCAATGCCCGACGCTGTTGGCCAACGGCTACGGCAGTCATCGCATCGAGGGCATTGGCGACAAGCACGTGCCGTGGATTCACAACGTGCGCAACACCGACGTGGTCGCTGCGGTTGACGACGAGGCCTGCATGAGTCTGATCCGTCTGTTCAATGAACCGGCCGGCCAGGACTATCTGGCGGCCAGCGGTGTGCCTGCGGCATGCATCCAACAACTGCCGCTGCTCGGCATTTCCGGCATTGCCAATCTCATCGCCGCCATCAAGTTCTCCCGCTATTTCGAGCTGACTGAGCGCGACGTGATCTTCACGGTGTTCACCGATTCGATGGATCTCTACACCAGCCGCCTGGAGGAATTGCGCGCGGCCGAGGGTCCTTACACCCGTGAGCACGCCATCGCCGATTACCACCGTCATTTGCGCGGCGTGAGCACGGATTTCCTGCTCGAGCTGACGCAGCTCGAGCGCAAGCGGATTCACCATCTCAAATACTACACCTGGATCGAGCAGCAAGGCCGCCGGCTCGAGGAGCTGCAGGCGCAGTGGTACGATTATCCGGATTACTGGCTGGCGATTCAAAATCAAATCGACGAAATCGACCGGCACATCGAAGCATTCAATGCCCGGGTGGCCGGGCCGCAGGCATAA
- a CDS encoding 4Fe-4S dicluster domain-containing protein has translation MKNLVELVRNAGVVGAGGAGFPTYKKIDTRADTVIANGAECEPLLYKDKALMEHYAGEMVAGLRLVMQHVGAQRGIVAVKHKNRKSIQALTPHLEPDMSIFEMEDVYPAGDEFEVVFHSTGRRIPAGGLPVHVGVVVQNVETLFNVYRAAQGHAVTHSLLTIHGHVKQPLTAWFPVGMSYGEVLAVAGGATIADFVLLDGGPLMGKVVTDLSTPVTAVTSGLIVLGRETRLAERKSQSERAFKRIGKSACDQCSLCTEMCPRYLLGYPIQPHLVMRSLLTTGPLSETLCLWAQACCECNICTLWACPEELDPRNVCVVTKRDLKASNRWLPPEQLQKLTKEVHPLKAYRSVPTQRLMQRLGLYKFTQEAPLFEETISPAQVAIPLQPPTGTAPQPRVRPGDRVEMGDLLAQPEADRLSVPVHASLTGRVVSVDQVIVIAKE, from the coding sequence ATGAAAAACCTGGTTGAGCTGGTGCGCAATGCCGGCGTCGTGGGCGCGGGCGGCGCCGGTTTTCCCACCTACAAAAAAATCGACACGCGCGCCGATACGGTCATCGCCAACGGCGCGGAATGCGAGCCGCTGCTCTACAAAGACAAGGCGCTGATGGAGCATTACGCCGGCGAGATGGTGGCGGGGCTGCGGCTGGTGATGCAGCACGTCGGCGCGCAACGCGGCATAGTCGCGGTCAAGCACAAGAACCGCAAATCGATTCAGGCCCTCACTCCCCATCTCGAACCGGATATGTCGATCTTCGAAATGGAAGACGTTTATCCGGCCGGCGATGAATTCGAAGTCGTGTTTCACAGCACCGGCCGCCGCATTCCCGCCGGCGGCCTGCCGGTGCACGTCGGGGTGGTCGTGCAAAACGTGGAGACCTTGTTCAACGTTTATCGCGCGGCGCAAGGCCACGCCGTCACGCATTCACTCCTGACGATTCATGGCCACGTCAAGCAGCCGCTCACCGCCTGGTTTCCGGTGGGCATGAGCTACGGCGAGGTGCTGGCGGTGGCCGGCGGCGCCACCATCGCTGATTTTGTTCTGTTGGATGGCGGCCCGTTGATGGGCAAAGTGGTCACCGATCTCAGCACGCCGGTGACGGCCGTGACCAGCGGCCTCATCGTGCTGGGCCGCGAAACCCGGCTGGCGGAGAGAAAATCCCAATCCGAACGCGCCTTCAAGCGCATCGGCAAATCGGCCTGTGATCAATGCAGCCTGTGCACCGAGATGTGTCCGCGCTATCTGCTCGGCTATCCGATTCAGCCGCATTTGGTGATGCGTTCGCTGCTGACCACCGGCCCGCTGAGCGAGACGCTCTGCCTGTGGGCGCAGGCTTGTTGTGAATGCAACATCTGCACGCTGTGGGCCTGCCCGGAAGAGCTGGATCCGCGCAACGTGTGTGTGGTGACCAAGCGTGATCTCAAAGCGAGCAACCGCTGGCTGCCGCCGGAACAACTGCAAAAGCTCACCAAAGAGGTGCACCCGCTCAAGGCCTACCGCTCGGTGCCCACGCAACGGCTGATGCAACGATTGGGCTTGTACAAATTCACGCAGGAAGCGCCCCTGTTCGAGGAGACCATCTCGCCGGCGCAGGTGGCCATTCCCCTGCAACCGCCCACCGGCACCGCGCCGCAGCCGCGCGTGCGGCCCGGCGATCGCGTGGAGATGGGTGATCTGCTCGCGCAGCCCGAAGCTGACCGCCTGAGCGTGCCGGTGCACGCCAGCCTCACCGGCCGGGTGGTGTCGGTCGATCAAGTCATCGTTATCGCAAAGGAGTAG
- a CDS encoding YgeY family selenium metabolism-linked hydrolase, with protein MSDILRRAQELEGEITAFLCDLVAIPSTSGKEEPVIARLEQEMKKLGYHEIRRDGLGNLMGRIGSGPRVLAIDGHCDVVDVGNPDLWETPAFQPVVKDRKIYGRGACDQKGGLASAVYAGKILAEVGVPADVSVWVIATILEEDIEGLCWKYLVEENKFRPHAVLLTEPTNLNVYRGHRGRLEIKVKTEGVSCHGSAPERGVNAIYHMAPIISAIAELHGRLRHDDFLGKGSVTISDIRSTSPSLCAVADSCTIHLDRRLTAGETIESSLAEIRNLPAFQQANAQVWVPEYRAASYTGTVFPMPSYMPTWVLPEEHPLLARARQSYRTLFNADPKVDKWTFSTNGVGSMGMFNIPTLGFGPGNEVLAHAPNEYIPIDHLVKAMAFYAEFAHGF; from the coding sequence GTGAGCGACATTTTGCGGCGAGCGCAGGAACTGGAAGGTGAGATCACCGCCTTTTTGTGCGACCTGGTGGCAATCCCCTCGACCAGCGGCAAAGAGGAGCCGGTGATTGCGCGCCTGGAGCAGGAGATGAAAAAACTCGGCTATCATGAAATTCGCCGGGACGGCCTCGGCAATCTCATGGGCCGCATCGGCAGCGGGCCGCGCGTGTTGGCGATTGACGGCCACTGCGACGTGGTGGACGTCGGCAATCCTGACTTGTGGGAAACGCCGGCGTTTCAACCGGTGGTGAAAGACCGCAAGATCTACGGCCGCGGCGCGTGTGATCAAAAAGGCGGGTTGGCAAGCGCGGTTTATGCCGGAAAGATTCTGGCCGAAGTTGGCGTCCCGGCTGACGTGTCGGTGTGGGTGATCGCCACCATTTTGGAAGAGGATATCGAAGGGCTGTGCTGGAAATACCTGGTGGAGGAAAACAAGTTTCGGCCGCACGCGGTGCTGCTGACGGAGCCGACCAATCTCAATGTCTATCGCGGCCATCGCGGCCGGCTGGAGATCAAAGTGAAGACCGAGGGCGTGTCCTGCCACGGCTCGGCGCCGGAGCGCGGGGTCAACGCCATCTATCACATGGCGCCCATCATCAGCGCGATCGCGGAGCTGCACGGCCGGCTGCGCCACGACGATTTTCTCGGCAAGGGCAGCGTCACGATTTCCGACATTCGCTCGACTTCCCCCTCGCTTTGTGCGGTCGCCGATTCCTGCACCATTCATCTCGACCGGCGCCTGACAGCCGGCGAGACCATCGAAAGCAGCCTGGCGGAAATCCGCAATCTGCCCGCATTTCAGCAGGCCAACGCGCAGGTGTGGGTGCCGGAATACCGCGCCGCGAGTTACACCGGGACCGTGTTCCCCATGCCATCCTACATGCCCACTTGGGTGTTGCCGGAGGAACATCCGTTGCTCGCGCGGGCGCGCCAGAGCTACCGCACACTGTTCAACGCCGATCCCAAAGTCGACAAGTGGACGTTCTCCACCAACGGCGTGGGCAGCATGGGCATGTTCAACATTCCGACGCTGGGATTCGGGCCCGGTAATGAAGTGTTGGCGCACGCGCCCAATGAGTATATACCGATTGATCATCTCGTCAAGGCCATGGCGTTCTATGCCGAATTTGCGCACGGCTTTTGA
- a CDS encoding ornithine carbamoyltransferase, with translation MIGSLRGKDYISTQDWSSEELELALETAAELKFMFKKGVPHRYLPDKTIFLLFFDKSTRTRNSFEAGITQLGGHAHFIDSSSSQISHGESAKDTALILSSYGHGIAVRHDLVPGEGNTYMREIARWADKPVINMQCDVDHPCQTLADLMTMREIFGKDLRGKKIAVSWAYAPSYAKPLSVPQGLCLLMPRFGLDVVLAHPPEYDLMQPVIAAAQANARAAGTKFEIVHDMDAACAQADIIYAKSWGIESLFHEPQRALEISKKYRDWICDERRMQLAKPNAIYMHCLPADRGNEVTDAVLDGPQSVIYQEAENRLHTAKAIMALTM, from the coding sequence ATGATCGGATCGTTGCGTGGCAAAGACTACATCTCGACGCAGGATTGGAGCAGCGAGGAACTCGAACTCGCGCTGGAGACGGCGGCCGAGCTGAAATTCATGTTCAAGAAAGGCGTGCCGCACCGCTACCTGCCGGACAAGACCATCTTTCTGCTGTTTTTCGACAAGTCCACCCGCACGCGCAATTCCTTCGAGGCCGGCATCACCCAGCTCGGCGGCCACGCGCACTTCATCGATTCCTCCAGCTCACAAATTTCCCACGGTGAAAGCGCGAAGGACACCGCCTTGATTCTGTCTTCCTATGGCCACGGCATCGCGGTGCGCCATGATCTCGTGCCCGGCGAAGGCAACACCTACATGCGCGAGATCGCGCGCTGGGCGGACAAGCCGGTGATCAACATGCAATGCGACGTCGATCATCCCTGCCAGACGCTCGCCGACTTGATGACGATGCGCGAGATTTTCGGCAAGGACTTGCGCGGCAAAAAAATCGCGGTGTCATGGGCCTATGCACCCTCCTACGCCAAGCCGCTGTCGGTGCCGCAGGGCCTGTGCCTGCTCATGCCGCGCTTCGGCTTGGACGTGGTGCTGGCGCATCCGCCCGAGTATGATTTAATGCAGCCGGTAATCGCAGCAGCGCAAGCCAACGCACGGGCGGCCGGCACCAAATTCGAAATCGTGCATGACATGGATGCCGCCTGCGCGCAAGCCGACATCATCTATGCCAAAAGCTGGGGCATCGAGTCGCTGTTCCATGAGCCGCAGCGCGCTTTGGAAATTTCCAAAAAGTACCGCGACTGGATTTGCGACGAGCGCCGCATGCAGCTCGCCAAGCCCAACGCGATCTACATGCACTGCCTGCCCGCCGATCGCGGCAATGAGGTGACGGATGCCGTGCTCGACGGGCCGCAGTCGGTGATTTATCAGGAAGCTGAGAATCGCCTGCACACCGCCAAAGCGATCATGGCGCTGACCATGTAA
- a CDS encoding threonine synthase, whose product MPNLSHLRCVSCNRNFSPAEIDYTCPACGPLHGTLEVCYDYDAVAKRLTREALDANRDFTHWRFQELLPINYSHYIQPLAVGATPLYHSTVLAQQLGLRSLWIKDDGRNPTASLKDRASSVAIVKALEKGVTTVTAASTGNAASSWSAFTAVAGLRTVIFVPENAPAAKLAQLLLYGALVLQVRGTYDEAFDLCCQAAEKWGWYNRSTAINPYLGEGKKTAALEIGEQLRWQMPDCVFVSVGDGCILQGMWKGFTDLHAVRLIDRLPRMIGVQAQGSAPLVQAWQQGAAAAAPIVPDTLADSIAVGVPRDQIKALAAVRASQGEFIAVSDEEILSAMSTLARRAGVFAEPAGATALAGLTKMSRDGRLPENATAVVMVTGNGLKDIQGVMQAVRRQPLRVENSLAEVERKLSSHQESL is encoded by the coding sequence ATGCCCAATCTCTCTCATCTGCGCTGCGTCTCCTGCAACCGCAACTTTTCTCCGGCAGAGATCGACTACACCTGTCCTGCTTGCGGCCCGCTGCACGGCACGCTCGAGGTGTGCTATGACTACGACGCCGTGGCCAAAAGGCTGACGCGCGAAGCGCTTGACGCTAATCGGGATTTCACGCACTGGCGTTTTCAGGAACTCCTGCCGATCAACTATTCCCATTACATTCAACCTTTGGCCGTCGGCGCGACTCCGCTCTATCACAGCACAGTGCTGGCGCAACAGTTGGGATTGCGTTCGCTTTGGATCAAGGATGACGGCCGCAATCCCACCGCCTCGTTGAAGGATCGCGCCAGCTCGGTGGCCATCGTCAAGGCTTTGGAGAAGGGCGTCACCACGGTCACGGCCGCCTCCACCGGCAACGCCGCCTCCTCGTGGTCGGCATTCACGGCAGTGGCGGGACTGCGCACCGTCATCTTTGTCCCGGAAAATGCGCCGGCCGCCAAACTGGCGCAACTGCTGCTCTATGGCGCGCTCGTGCTGCAGGTGCGCGGCACTTACGACGAGGCGTTCGATCTCTGCTGCCAGGCCGCGGAAAAGTGGGGCTGGTACAATCGCAGCACCGCGATCAATCCCTATCTCGGCGAGGGCAAGAAAACCGCGGCCCTGGAAATTGGCGAGCAGTTGCGCTGGCAGATGCCGGATTGCGTGTTTGTTTCCGTGGGCGACGGCTGCATTCTGCAGGGCATGTGGAAAGGCTTCACCGACCTGCACGCGGTGCGGTTGATCGACCGGCTGCCGCGCATGATCGGCGTGCAAGCGCAGGGCAGCGCGCCGTTGGTGCAGGCCTGGCAACAGGGCGCTGCCGCAGCCGCGCCGATCGTGCCCGACACCCTCGCCGACAGCATTGCCGTGGGCGTGCCGCGCGATCAAATCAAAGCGCTGGCAGCGGTACGCGCCTCGCAGGGTGAATTCATCGCGGTGAGCGACGAGGAAATTCTCTCCGCCATGTCGACTCTGGCGCGCCGTGCCGGCGTGTTCGCCGAACCTGCGGGCGCCACGGCACTGGCCGGCCTCACGAAAATGTCGCGCGACGGCCGCCTGCCGGAAAATGCCACTGCGGTGGTGATGGTCACCGGCAACGGCCTCAAAGACATTCAAGGTGTGATGCAGGCGGTGCGCCGCCAGCCGCTGCGTGTCGAGAACAGCCTGGCGGAGGTCGAACGGAAATTGTCATCTCATCAGGAGTCACTATGA